One Micavibrio aeruginosavorus ARL-13 genomic window carries:
- a CDS encoding SlyX family protein yields MDSKIEELQIAMAHQDRQIADLNDMITRQWGEIDRLRRDLNMALGRVKALEAATPDGEREGLSSIEQAALDIPPHY; encoded by the coding sequence ATGGATTCAAAAATCGAAGAATTGCAAATTGCCATGGCGCATCAGGATCGGCAGATTGCTGACCTGAATGACATGATCACACGCCAATGGGGCGAAATCGACCGCCTGCGCCGCGATTTGAATATGGCGCTGGGGCGGGTGAAGGCGTTGGAAGCCGCCACGCCGGATGGTGAACGCGAGGGCCTCAGTTCAATTGAACAGGCCGCGTTGGATATTCCGCCGCATTACTAA
- the greB gene encoding transcription elongation factor GreB, with the protein MSKAFTKETDGADDEDRDEIDALPAGVKNYMTPEGYETLASELRFLLREERPRITEIVSWAAGNGDRSENGDYLYNKKRLREIDRRIRYLTKRTEDAEVVDPKKQQGLDRVFFGATVTYAREDGTELTVKLVGVDEADLTHGKINWQSPVGRALMKGQVGDEVTVRTDAGSEVIEILDIAYLLD; encoded by the coding sequence ATGAGCAAAGCCTTCACCAAAGAAACCGACGGTGCGGACGATGAAGACCGCGATGAAATTGACGCCCTGCCCGCAGGCGTTAAAAATTACATGACACCCGAGGGCTATGAAACGCTGGCCAGCGAATTGCGCTTCCTGCTGCGCGAAGAACGCCCGCGTATCACCGAAATCGTGTCATGGGCCGCAGGCAATGGCGATCGGTCGGAAAATGGCGATTACCTGTATAACAAAAAACGCCTGCGCGAAATTGACCGCCGCATTCGTTACCTCACCAAGCGCACCGAAGATGCCGAAGTGGTCGACCCGAAAAAACAACAGGGCCTTGACCGCGTGTTCTTCGGCGCTACCGTCACCTACGCCCGTGAAGACGGCACGGAACTGACCGTCAAATTGGTTGGCGTGGACGAGGCTGACCTGACCCACGGCAAAATCAATTGGCAAAGCCCGGTGGGCCGCGCGCTCATGAAAGGCCAAGTGGGCGACGAAGTCACCGTGCGCACGGATGCCGGGTCCGAGGTGATTGAGATTTTGGATATTGCGTACCTGTTGGACTAG
- a CDS encoding flagellar basal body rod protein FlgC, whose product MIKAIQIALSGLNAASTRVNTAANNIANMTSGGAVKGGNGPASYTAQTVQQEANGDGGTSTTVVPKNPPFVPSYAPDSPFANSEGIIGAPNVDLAEEAVNLTLAETTYKANIKTIQTASDMMDELLDAFDKRV is encoded by the coding sequence ATGATTAAGGCCATACAGATCGCGTTATCCGGATTAAATGCCGCATCCACACGGGTGAACACGGCCGCGAACAATATCGCCAATATGACCAGCGGCGGCGCGGTCAAGGGCGGAAACGGCCCCGCGTCCTACACCGCCCAGACGGTTCAGCAGGAAGCGAATGGGGATGGCGGCACATCCACCACGGTCGTTCCGAAAAACCCGCCCTTCGTTCCGTCCTATGCCCCGGATTCCCCGTTCGCGAACAGCGAAGGCATCATCGGGGCACCGAATGTCGATCTGGCCGAAGAAGCCGTGAATTTGACCCTGGCCGAAACCACGTACAAGGCCAACATCAAAACCATCCAGACCGCATCCGATATGATGGATGAATTGCTGGATGCGTTTGATAAGCGTGTTTGA
- a CDS encoding OsmC family protein, giving the protein MSTRPVTVHSTGEGRYVQAIECGPHRLIADEDRNAGGNDRGPDPYGFLMAGLGACTSMTLRMYADMKGLPLTGVDVELTHEKVEVNGEKRDRFTREIVLHGPALTRGDREKLIEIANKCPVHRTLSSQVIIETTDVEPNKKRRIQSRFLFISIHYWICNPCAV; this is encoded by the coding sequence ATGAGCACACGCCCCGTTACTGTCCATTCCACCGGTGAAGGCCGCTACGTTCAAGCGATTGAATGCGGCCCGCACCGTTTGATTGCCGATGAAGATCGCAATGCGGGCGGAAATGATCGCGGCCCCGATCCGTATGGCTTCCTGATGGCCGGACTGGGCGCATGCACATCGATGACATTGCGTATGTACGCGGATATGAAGGGCTTGCCCCTCACTGGGGTTGATGTTGAATTGACGCATGAAAAGGTTGAAGTGAACGGCGAAAAGCGGGATCGCTTTACCCGGGAAATCGTCCTGCACGGCCCGGCCTTAACGCGCGGTGATCGTGAAAAATTGATCGAGATTGCAAATAAATGCCCCGTGCATCGCACACTCAGTTCACAGGTCATCATTGAAACGACCGATGTCGAACCCAATAAAAAACGCCGGATACAATCGCGTTTTTTATTTATCAGTATTCATTACTGGATCTGCAATCCATGCGCGGTGTAA
- the miaA gene encoding tRNA (adenosine(37)-N6)-dimethylallyltransferase MiaA encodes MNKQRIVIIGGPTASGKSALAVALAQKLDGVVINADSMQVYDALPRLSAQPDSDDQAGIPHRLYAALPPSDICSAQIWRKMALEEIAKAALNGKTPVIVGGTGFYMKALTDGMSPMPDVPVAVRNRAIMIIRSEGLAALQADLARRDPVMAARLHMNDTQRITRAWEVIEATGKSLADWQSAPAEPPPAHLTFDFIALTPPRDWLRERCALRFHHMMDRGVMDEVAQLQDQIDAGTVAETAPITNALGFRPLRALMRGRLPRDIAIERSINETRQYAKRQETWFRHQIAATGAVRALHRLDMPDADQLPASFWDGP; translated from the coding sequence TTGAATAAACAGCGCATCGTCATTATCGGCGGACCCACGGCCAGCGGCAAATCGGCGCTGGCCGTTGCGCTTGCGCAAAAACTGGACGGCGTTGTCATCAATGCCGATTCCATGCAGGTGTACGACGCCCTGCCCCGCCTGAGTGCGCAGCCGGATAGCGACGACCAAGCGGGCATCCCGCACCGCCTCTACGCCGCGCTGCCCCCATCGGACATCTGCAGCGCCCAGATCTGGCGTAAAATGGCATTGGAAGAAATTGCCAAGGCCGCATTAAACGGCAAAACCCCCGTCATTGTCGGCGGTACCGGGTTTTATATGAAAGCCCTGACCGACGGGATGTCGCCCATGCCGGATGTTCCGGTGGCCGTGCGCAACCGCGCCATTATGATTATCCGCAGTGAAGGATTGGCCGCGTTGCAGGCCGATCTGGCGCGACGCGACCCCGTGATGGCCGCCCGCCTGCACATGAACGACACGCAACGTATCACCCGCGCCTGGGAAGTGATCGAGGCAACAGGCAAAAGTCTGGCCGATTGGCAATCCGCCCCGGCGGAGCCACCACCGGCGCATTTAACGTTTGACTTCATCGCCCTGACCCCGCCGCGCGATTGGTTGCGCGAACGGTGTGCTTTGCGTTTTCATCACATGATGGATCGCGGCGTGATGGACGAAGTGGCGCAGTTGCAGGACCAGATTGACGCGGGTACCGTGGCCGAAACAGCCCCGATTACCAACGCACTTGGGTTCCGCCCATTGCGCGCCCTGATGCGTGGGCGGTTGCCGCGCGACATCGCGATTGAGCGATCCATCAACGAAACCCGCCAGTACGCCAAGCGGCAAGAAACATGGTTCCGTCACCAGATCGCCGCCACCGGCGCAGTGCGCGCTTTGCACCGGCTGGACATGCCGGATGCCGACCAGTTACCCGCATCGTTCTGGGACGGGCCCTAA
- a CDS encoding DegQ family serine endoprotease, with product MRTTLRLAVLCALMGTSLTLSAAAFAAGPSGAINPSVKTPTFSGPASLADEVEVLLPAVVNISSTQRVQVIEDMPDMPHFPPGSPFEDFFEEFMGQQQGENGAPMAPPASLGSGFIVDAEKGYVVTNAHVIQDADEVRVTLHDDTTMPAEVLGKDEKTDLALLKVTTTKKLTAVKFGDSGQMRVGDWIIAIGNPFGLGGTVTTGIISARARDIQSGPYDDYIQTDASINRGNSGGPMFNLNGEVIGINTAIYSPTGGSIGIGFAIPSNLARPVIDQLAKYGKTRRGWMGVRIQEVTEDIAESLGLDKTGGALVASLTPTGPAEKAGLKQGDIILKFDGKDVTAMRGLPRIVAETEIGKDVEVEFWREGKMNKTTVMVGELEKAEETGLLSDDPSVETPEKKGSGVTVDSVGLTFSAISSEHRTEFNIPNDVTGVIISAVKRGSEAAEKGFMVGDVVIEINQQPVSDARDAATLIQAAIDSKRKKILLLISREGNTRFEALDLDRKPVTSEKKKDRVEKTPKQDAPIEETTDAEKDDTTVE from the coding sequence ATGCGTACCACGCTTCGTCTTGCCGTACTCTGCGCCCTGATGGGCACCAGCCTGACCCTGTCGGCCGCCGCATTCGCAGCAGGCCCCAGCGGCGCGATCAACCCCAGCGTCAAGACCCCGACGTTCAGCGGCCCAGCCAGCCTGGCGGATGAGGTTGAAGTCTTGCTTCCAGCTGTCGTGAACATCTCTTCAACCCAGCGTGTGCAGGTGATTGAAGATATGCCCGACATGCCGCACTTCCCACCCGGATCCCCGTTCGAAGATTTCTTTGAAGAATTCATGGGCCAGCAACAGGGTGAAAATGGTGCACCGATGGCCCCGCCCGCCTCGCTCGGCTCCGGCTTTATCGTCGATGCGGAAAAAGGGTATGTCGTTACCAACGCCCACGTTATTCAGGACGCGGACGAAGTGCGTGTGACCCTGCATGACGACACCACCATGCCCGCCGAAGTTCTGGGCAAGGACGAAAAAACCGATCTAGCCTTGTTGAAAGTCACCACAACGAAAAAACTGACCGCCGTGAAATTCGGCGACAGCGGACAAATGCGCGTGGGTGATTGGATCATCGCCATCGGCAACCCGTTTGGTCTGGGTGGTACGGTGACCACGGGGATTATCTCCGCCCGCGCCCGCGACATTCAATCGGGCCCGTATGATGATTACATTCAAACCGATGCGTCGATTAACCGCGGCAATTCCGGCGGACCGATGTTCAATTTGAACGGCGAAGTGATTGGCATCAACACCGCCATTTATTCCCCAACCGGTGGGTCCATCGGTATTGGCTTTGCCATTCCGTCGAACCTTGCCCGCCCGGTCATTGACCAATTGGCCAAATACGGCAAAACCCGCCGTGGCTGGATGGGTGTTCGTATTCAGGAAGTGACCGAAGACATTGCCGAAAGCCTGGGTTTGGACAAAACCGGCGGTGCCTTGGTGGCCAGCCTGACCCCGACCGGTCCGGCGGAAAAAGCAGGATTGAAACAGGGTGACATTATCCTGAAATTCGATGGCAAGGATGTCACCGCCATGCGTGGCCTGCCCCGCATCGTCGCCGAAACCGAAATCGGCAAGGATGTTGAGGTTGAGTTCTGGCGCGAAGGCAAAATGAACAAAACCACCGTCATGGTTGGTGAGTTGGAAAAGGCTGAAGAAACCGGCCTGCTCTCCGATGACCCCAGCGTTGAAACGCCAGAGAAAAAAGGATCGGGCGTAACGGTGGATTCCGTCGGCCTCACCTTCTCCGCGATCAGCAGTGAACACCGCACGGAATTTAACATTCCGAACGATGTGACAGGCGTGATCATCAGCGCCGTTAAACGCGGATCGGAGGCGGCGGAAAAAGGCTTCATGGTTGGCGATGTCGTCATAGAGATCAACCAGCAGCCCGTCAGCGACGCGCGCGATGCCGCCACACTGATCCAGGCCGCCATTGACAGCAAACGGAAAAAAATTCTGTTGCTGATCAGCCGCGAGGGCAACACGCGCTTCGAAGCGCTGGATCTCGACCGCAAGCCCGTAACCTCGGAAAAGAAAAAAGACCGGGTTGAGAAAACCCCGAAGCAGGACGCTCCGATCGAGGAAACGACCGACGCAGAGAAGGACGATACGACCGTTGAATAA
- a CDS encoding DUF2065 domain-containing protein, protein MDFAAYILTAFCLIFVIEGLMYALFPDMVRRMMAMAIMLPVQRLRLFGAIMAISGLCLIWIIRGLAG, encoded by the coding sequence GTGGATTTTGCGGCCTATATCCTGACCGCTTTCTGCCTGATCTTTGTGATCGAAGGGCTGATGTACGCCCTGTTCCCCGATATGGTCCGGCGCATGATGGCCATGGCCATCATGTTGCCCGTGCAACGCCTGCGCCTGTTCGGCGCGATTATGGCCATCAGCGGATTATGCCTGATATGGATAATCCGGGGGCTGGCGGGGTAA
- the hflC gene encoding protease modulator HflC has translation MTMKPSHAGVLIALAVVVMGAALSVFTVRETEHAIVLQFGEPKRVISEAGLHFKLPLIQNVRYFDNRILSVDPQTQRMNLSSDKSSPLRVKDEDLEISDEQKEALEKLTTEVSGEPINVEAFARYRIVDPLLFLQRMVTEDVAEQRIRAVMEGATRDVLGQTTLRTLLSSRRSTVMNEIRDRVNTAMADRGVEIVDFRIAKADLTDTLRTSTVSRMITERKEKATETRATGQELAQQIRSKADKERAIILAEAEKDAQIVRGQGDETAIKTYAAAFNKDKDFYAFTRSLEAYRNTLGDPATQLILSPDGAFFRYFNNAP, from the coding sequence ATGACCATGAAACCCTCCCACGCCGGTGTTTTGATTGCCTTGGCTGTCGTCGTAATGGGCGCAGCCCTGTCCGTGTTCACGGTTCGTGAAACCGAACACGCGATTGTTCTGCAGTTTGGCGAACCCAAACGCGTGATTTCCGAAGCTGGTTTGCATTTCAAACTGCCGCTGATCCAGAACGTGCGTTATTTCGACAACCGTATCCTGAGCGTTGATCCGCAAACCCAGCGTATGAACTTGTCCTCCGACAAATCCAGCCCGCTGCGCGTGAAGGATGAGGATCTGGAGATTTCCGACGAACAGAAAGAAGCGTTGGAAAAACTGACCACCGAGGTCAGCGGTGAACCCATCAATGTTGAAGCGTTCGCCCGCTATCGCATCGTTGATCCGCTGTTATTCCTGCAGCGTATGGTGACCGAAGATGTCGCCGAACAGCGCATTCGCGCTGTGATGGAGGGGGCAACCCGTGACGTTCTGGGTCAAACCACCCTGCGCACCTTGCTGTCATCGCGTCGATCGACCGTGATGAATGAAATTCGCGACCGCGTGAACACCGCCATGGCCGATCGCGGCGTTGAGATTGTCGATTTCCGCATCGCCAAGGCCGATTTGACCGACACGCTGCGCACATCGACGGTCAGCCGGATGATCACCGAACGGAAAGAAAAAGCCACCGAAACCCGCGCCACGGGTCAGGAGCTGGCCCAGCAGATCCGATCCAAAGCCGACAAGGAACGCGCCATCATTCTGGCCGAAGCGGAGAAGGATGCCCAGATCGTGCGTGGTCAGGGCGATGAAACCGCCATCAAGACCTATGCCGCCGCATTTAACAAGGACAAGGATTTCTATGCCTTTACCCGATCGCTGGAGGCGTACCGCAATACGCTGGGCGATCCGGCGACACAGCTGATCCTGTCCCCGGATGGTGCGTTCTTCCGTTATTTTAACAACGCCCCATAA
- the hflK gene encoding FtsH protease activity modulator HflK: MPGPNDPNNNNPNKNPWGNRGGGSGGGGPRNPWGGGQGGGSGRGPGGGMGGGEIPPDLEELLKKAQANLRQALPGGFGPTKFIVLGLLAGAALWLSSGFYYVTPGENAVITRFGAWNRTQTEPGLGYRLPYPVEESTVLNVTVDRRVQIGFVDAMGREGTGKRDIPEESLMLTADANIVDLDLVVLWNIENAENYLFKIKDPDATLKKVAESAMREVVGQTNLQPIITGNRNEVATRAQKIMQDTLNAYESGISIKQVVIQEATVHPDVLDAFEDVVAAIQDAERFQNEANIYRNDIIPKARGEAQRMLQEAEGYRQSTIARAEGDAERFNSVYRAYLEGKDVTRERMYIEAMESVLKNAQKIIMDKDGSDGVVPYLPLNRIAPAAGNATPDAAPAKTTVTP; the protein is encoded by the coding sequence ATGCCCGGCCCGAACGATCCGAACAACAATAATCCCAATAAAAATCCGTGGGGTAACCGCGGAGGCGGATCCGGTGGCGGCGGCCCGCGCAACCCATGGGGCGGCGGTCAGGGCGGTGGATCGGGGCGCGGCCCCGGTGGCGGTATGGGCGGCGGTGAAATTCCCCCGGACCTGGAAGAATTGCTGAAAAAAGCACAAGCCAACCTGCGCCAGGCCTTGCCTGGTGGTTTCGGCCCGACAAAATTCATCGTTCTGGGCCTTTTGGCCGGAGCGGCCTTGTGGCTGAGCAGTGGCTTTTATTACGTCACGCCCGGCGAAAACGCGGTCATCACCCGTTTTGGCGCATGGAACCGCACACAAACGGAACCGGGCCTGGGCTATCGCCTGCCCTATCCGGTTGAGGAATCCACCGTTCTGAACGTCACCGTTGACCGCCGTGTGCAAATCGGCTTCGTCGATGCGATGGGCCGCGAAGGCACAGGCAAGCGTGACATTCCGGAGGAAAGCCTGATGCTGACCGCCGATGCCAACATCGTCGATCTGGACCTGGTCGTTCTGTGGAACATTGAAAATGCCGAGAACTATCTGTTCAAAATCAAGGACCCGGATGCGACGTTGAAGAAAGTCGCCGAAAGCGCGATGCGTGAAGTGGTCGGCCAGACCAATTTGCAGCCCATCATCACCGGCAACCGGAATGAAGTGGCCACCCGCGCCCAGAAAATTATGCAGGACACGCTGAACGCATATGAGTCCGGGATTTCGATCAAACAGGTCGTTATTCAGGAAGCCACCGTTCATCCGGACGTACTGGACGCCTTTGAAGATGTCGTCGCCGCCATTCAGGATGCTGAACGCTTCCAGAACGAGGCCAATATCTACCGCAACGACATCATTCCGAAAGCCCGCGGTGAAGCGCAACGCATGTTGCAAGAAGCCGAAGGCTACCGCCAATCCACCATCGCCCGCGCCGAGGGTGACGCCGAACGGTTTAACTCCGTTTATCGTGCCTATCTGGAGGGCAAAGATGTCACGCGTGAGCGTATGTATATCGAAGCGATGGAATCTGTTTTGAAAAACGCGCAAAAAATCATCATGGACAAGGATGGATCGGACGGCGTTGTGCCGTATCTGCCTCTGAACCGGATTGCGCCCGCTGCTGGTAATGCCACGCCGGATGCCGCGCCCGCCAAAACGACCGTTACACCGTAA
- a CDS encoding Mrp/NBP35 family ATP-binding protein, whose amino-acid sequence MIQKNIPENEILNALRTVIDPATGLDLVGANRISGLQVRGGDVLFLILIDPVQAGAMEAVRMQAEKTVAAIAGVKKVTAVLTAEREGPAPSMKKGPAPLREKLPIKHIVAVASGKGGVGKSTVAVNLAVALAMDGLKVGLMDADIYGPSVPMMLGLQNAPRPVVDADTKKLIPHIAHGVKAMSMGMLVDASSPMIWRGPMIQSAIRQFLEDVDWAGSDGELDVLVVDMPPGTGDAQLTLAQKVPLSGAVIVSTPQDIALIDARKGIAMFEKVGVKVLGLVENMSYFCCPGCNTRTDIFGHGGARDEAAKMNVPLLADIPLQAEIRMLSDAGTPVVSARPGLAEAQSYRALARDVMASIALERQDDTRRVTG is encoded by the coding sequence ATGATTCAGAAGAATATTCCGGAAAACGAAATTTTGAATGCGCTGCGCACCGTGATTGACCCGGCAACGGGCTTGGATCTGGTTGGCGCCAATCGCATTTCTGGATTACAGGTGCGCGGCGGCGACGTGCTGTTCCTGATCCTGATTGATCCGGTGCAGGCGGGCGCGATGGAAGCCGTGCGCATGCAGGCGGAAAAAACCGTCGCCGCCATTGCTGGGGTGAAGAAGGTGACGGCGGTGCTGACCGCCGAACGCGAAGGCCCCGCGCCATCGATGAAAAAGGGCCCGGCCCCCTTACGCGAAAAACTACCCATCAAACACATTGTTGCCGTGGCATCGGGCAAAGGCGGCGTGGGCAAATCCACTGTCGCCGTCAATCTGGCCGTCGCACTGGCGATGGATGGGTTGAAGGTCGGGTTGATGGATGCCGATATTTACGGCCCCAGCGTACCGATGATGCTGGGCCTGCAAAACGCGCCGCGCCCGGTGGTGGATGCCGATACGAAAAAACTGATCCCGCATATCGCGCACGGTGTGAAGGCCATGTCGATGGGCATGCTGGTCGATGCGTCATCGCCGATGATCTGGCGTGGCCCGATGATCCAATCCGCCATCCGCCAGTTTCTGGAAGATGTCGATTGGGCGGGCAGTGACGGCGAACTGGATGTTCTGGTCGTCGACATGCCGCCGGGCACGGGTGATGCGCAATTAACGTTGGCGCAGAAGGTGCCGCTGTCCGGTGCTGTGATTGTTTCGACGCCGCAGGATATCGCCTTGATCGATGCACGCAAGGGCATCGCCATGTTTGAAAAGGTGGGCGTGAAGGTTCTGGGGCTGGTCGAAAACATGTCCTATTTCTGCTGCCCCGGCTGCAACACCCGCACCGATATTTTCGGCCATGGCGGTGCGCGGGATGAAGCCGCAAAAATGAATGTGCCACTGCTGGCGGACATTCCGTTGCAGGCCGAGATTCGTATGTTATCGGATGCGGGAACGCCCGTTGTTTCCGCGCGACCTGGTCTGGCCGAAGCGCAAAGCTATCGTGCACTGGCGCGCGACGTTATGGCGTCAATTGCGCTCGAGCGTCAGGATGACACAAGACGGGTTACCGGGTAA
- a CDS encoding dihydrofolate reductase: MSNEPVICAIAAMAKNRVIGRDNALPWHIPGDMHHFKSVTSGKPVVMGRMTYESLGRPLPGRTNIVITSNRDYRFPAAHRDGKNPPMMAFTIDAAINDAINDAHRRNVDEVFVIGGGQIYEAAMPRIQRLYLTIVDLEPEGDAFFPAINMDEWTETARTELPGNPSCVILTLERN, translated from the coding sequence ATGAGCAACGAACCCGTTATCTGCGCCATCGCGGCCATGGCCAAAAACCGCGTGATCGGGCGCGACAATGCGTTGCCGTGGCATATTCCCGGCGACATGCATCATTTCAAATCCGTGACGTCGGGCAAACCGGTTGTTATGGGGCGCATGACGTATGAAAGTTTGGGCCGCCCGTTGCCGGGCCGCACCAACATTGTCATCACATCCAACCGTGATTACCGTTTTCCCGCCGCGCACCGCGACGGCAAAAACCCGCCGATGATGGCCTTCACCATCGATGCCGCCATTAACGATGCCATCAATGACGCGCACCGCCGCAATGTGGATGAAGTGTTCGTGATTGGAGGCGGCCAGATTTATGAGGCCGCGATGCCGCGCATTCAACGGCTCTATCTGACCATCGTGGATTTGGAGCCCGAGGGCGATGCGTTTTTCCCGGCCATCAATATGGATGAATGGACGGAAACCGCCCGCACCGAATTACCCGGTAACCCGTCTTGTGTCATCCTGACGCTCGAGCGCAATTGA
- a CDS encoding thymidylate synthase, with the protein MQQYHDLMTRVLETGAKKEDRTGTGTLSVFGHQMRFDLAEGFPVVTTKKLHLKSIIHELLWFLQGDTNIKYLKDNGVSIWDEWADENGELGPVYGHQWRSWPTPDGHHIDQISNLIHQIKTNPDSRRLIVSAWNVAEIGKMALPPCHCLFQFYVADGKLSCQLYQRSADIFLGVPFNIASYALLTMMIAQVCGLKPGEFIHTLGDAHLYSNHIEQAKLQLSREAFPLPEMHMNPHVTNIFDFKFEDFELVGYQAHPSIKAPIAV; encoded by the coding sequence ATGCAGCAATACCACGATTTGATGACCCGCGTTTTGGAAACAGGCGCGAAAAAGGAAGACCGCACCGGCACCGGAACGCTCAGCGTGTTCGGTCATCAGATGCGTTTTGATCTGGCCGAGGGATTTCCCGTGGTCACGACGAAGAAACTGCATTTAAAATCCATCATCCATGAATTGCTCTGGTTCCTGCAGGGGGATACCAATATCAAGTACCTGAAGGATAATGGCGTTTCCATCTGGGATGAATGGGCCGATGAAAATGGCGAACTGGGCCCCGTTTACGGCCACCAGTGGCGCAGCTGGCCCACCCCTGATGGTCACCATATCGACCAGATTTCAAACCTGATCCACCAGATCAAAACCAACCCGGATTCCCGCCGCCTGATCGTATCCGCTTGGAACGTGGCGGAGATTGGCAAGATGGCGTTGCCGCCGTGCCATTGCCTGTTCCAGTTTTATGTCGCGGATGGGAAACTGTCCTGCCAGCTGTATCAACGCAGCGCGGATATTTTCCTGGGCGTTCCGTTTAACATTGCGTCCTACGCCCTGCTGACCATGATGATCGCGCAGGTGTGCGGACTGAAACCCGGCGAATTTATTCACACGCTGGGCGATGCGCATTTGTATTCCAACCATATCGAACAGGCGAAACTGCAATTATCGCGTGAGGCCTTCCCCTTGCCGGAAATGCACATGAACCCGCATGTGACGAACATCTTTGATTTCAAATTTGAGGATTTCGAACTGGTCGGCTATCAAGCGCACCCCTCCATCAAAGCCCCCATCGCGGTTTAA
- a CDS encoding Dps family protein: protein MTARKQSSGKINDLQARRRAPLTTPTSLNPQTVAEIAGAMNALLADVYTLYFKTKNFHWHISGPHFREYHLLLDDQAAEILNMTDIVAERVRKIGAGTLKSLNQIVQQQRLLENEADFVDPRDMLAELRDDNLTLIQSMRNLHDLVAEKEDVAAASLIEVWIDEAERRVWFLFETGRAA, encoded by the coding sequence ATGACAGCACGAAAACAATCCAGCGGTAAAATCAACGATCTGCAAGCGCGTCGCCGTGCACCACTGACAACGCCGACCAGTTTGAATCCTCAAACGGTTGCCGAAATTGCGGGGGCGATGAACGCGCTTCTGGCCGATGTTTATACGCTCTATTTCAAAACCAAAAACTTCCACTGGCATATCAGCGGGCCGCATTTCCGTGAATATCATCTTCTGCTCGACGATCAGGCGGCAGAGATTTTGAATATGACGGATATCGTCGCGGAACGTGTCCGCAAGATTGGTGCGGGCACGCTGAAATCCCTGAACCAGATTGTTCAGCAACAGCGTCTGCTGGAAAACGAGGCCGATTTTGTCGATCCGCGCGATATGCTGGCCGAATTGCGCGATGATAATCTGACCCTGATCCAATCCATGCGCAATCTGCATGACCTGGTCGCCGAAAAAGAAGATGTGGCCGCCGCCAGTCTGATCGAAGTCTGGATTGATGAGGCGGAAAGACGGGTCTGGTTCCTGTTCGAAACGGGCCGGGCCGCATAA